In a genomic window of Plutella xylostella chromosome 16, ilPluXylo3.1, whole genome shotgun sequence:
- the LOC105382220 gene encoding uncharacterized protein LOC105382220 isoform X2 encodes MYRTLLLIIVSVSVSQSAPQDQISQDQADQSDSRIENLPLTIPGNSDKTIREIPDETEETTPYPEDVTETDIYEDVKTTIPDYIYKTTKAPPPKFYSKLSYFEKASEQTGALRNLVELGFRSNRRKFRSNCRCEKISNCPKLQITVPRCPEEQFMCCF; translated from the exons ATGTACcg AACACTACTCCTCATCATTGTCTCCGTCTCCGTGAGCCAATCAGCGCCTCAGGACCAGATCTCGCAAGACCAGGCCGACCAATCAGACTCCAGGATTGAGAACCTCCCGCTTACCATCCCGGGCAACAGCGACAAGACCATCCGGGAGATTCCTGATGAGACTGAAGAGACCACTCCATACCCTGAAGATGTGACCGAGACTGACATCTACGAAGACGTAAAGACAACAATACCGGACTACATTTACAAAACGACGAAAGCGCCACCGCCAAAATTCTATTCAAAATTGAGTTACTTTGAGAAGGCGAGTGAACAGACCGGTGCGCTAAGGAACCTTGTCGAACTAGGGTTTAGAAGCAATCGGAGGAAGTTCCGGTCCAACTGTCGCTGTGAGAAGATCAGCAACTGTCCCAAGCTGCAGATCACGGTGCCGCGCTGCCCCGAGGAGCAGTTCATGTGCTGCTTCTGA
- the LOC105382220 gene encoding uncharacterized protein LOC105382220 isoform X1 → MIHIVILRTLLLIIVSVSVSQSAPQDQISQDQADQSDSRIENLPLTIPGNSDKTIREIPDETEETTPYPEDVTETDIYEDVKTTIPDYIYKTTKAPPPKFYSKLSYFEKASEQTGALRNLVELGFRSNRRKFRSNCRCEKISNCPKLQITVPRCPEEQFMCCF, encoded by the exons ATGATACATATagttatacttag AACACTACTCCTCATCATTGTCTCCGTCTCCGTGAGCCAATCAGCGCCTCAGGACCAGATCTCGCAAGACCAGGCCGACCAATCAGACTCCAGGATTGAGAACCTCCCGCTTACCATCCCGGGCAACAGCGACAAGACCATCCGGGAGATTCCTGATGAGACTGAAGAGACCACTCCATACCCTGAAGATGTGACCGAGACTGACATCTACGAAGACGTAAAGACAACAATACCGGACTACATTTACAAAACGACGAAAGCGCCACCGCCAAAATTCTATTCAAAATTGAGTTACTTTGAGAAGGCGAGTGAACAGACCGGTGCGCTAAGGAACCTTGTCGAACTAGGGTTTAGAAGCAATCGGAGGAAGTTCCGGTCCAACTGTCGCTGTGAGAAGATCAGCAACTGTCCCAAGCTGCAGATCACGGTGCCGCGCTGCCCCGAGGAGCAGTTCATGTGCTGCTTCTGA
- the LOC105382222 gene encoding TBC1 domain family member 22B — MENGQTKYDKDSPSPDSFWRKSERAVPGRPRQTGRAGEVMSGSSYQQFQASVNDAWDLGDDDIISGIADTKISKAISQTAALNVINSHRNSTKNSSKSEVKVEEENEKPVESVSRSEAEGVRKGAGAAGCSGGGMRHYPGRPRLIKLSTLHSKEESSESKLERFQQMLARPVLDLDELKQISWSGIPVKVRAVTWRLLAGYLPANSERRAETLERKRADYLHLVKQYYDSERDDDTYRQIHIDIPRMSPLVSLFQQITVQVMFERILYIWAIRHPASGYVQGINDLVTPFFMVFLQEAISGEELDSFPLDRLSEERRNVIEADSFWCLSKFLDSIQDNYIFAQLGIQYKVNQLKELIRRIDLPLHEHLQTHGVDYLQFSFRWMNNLLTREIPLACTIRLWDTYLAESDGFATFQLYVCAAFLLHWRERLMLEKDFQGLMILLQNVPTQNWSDSNISLLVAEAYRLKFAFADAPNHLHNAGKSDR; from the exons ATGGAAAACGGCCAAACCAAATATGACAAAGACAGTCCTTCGCCTGATAGTTTTTGGAGGAAGAGTGAACGCGCAGTGCCGGGCAGGCCTCGGCAGacggggcgcgcgggcgagGTTATGTCGGGGTCGTCCTACCAGCAGTTCCAGGCGTCCGTGAACGACGCCTGGGACCTCGGCGACGACGACATCATCTCCGGCATCGCTGACACCAAGATCTCGAAGGCCATATCGCAGACTGCAGCTTTAAACGTGATAAATTCGCATAGGAATAGTACTAAGAACTCGAGTAAGAGTGAGGTGAAGGTGGAGGAAGAGAATGAGAAGCCGGTGGAGAGCGTGTCTCGGAGCGAGGCGGAGGGCGTGAGGaagggcgcgggggcggcggggtgCAGCGGGGGCGGCATGCGGCACTACCCGGGGCGGCCGCGGCTGATCAAGCTCTCCACTCTTCACTCGAAGGAGGAGAGCAGCGAGTCGAAGCTGGAGCGCTTCCAGCAGATGCTGGCGCGGCCCGTGCTGGACCTCGACGAGCTCAAGCAGATCAGCTGGTCCGGCATCCCCGTGAAG GTGCGTGCAGTGACATGGCGGCTGCTAGCCGGCTACCTACCTGCCAACTCGGAGCGCAGAGCCGAGACACTGGAGCGCAAGAGAGCCGACTATCTGCACCTTGTGAAACAGTACTATGACAGTGAAAGAGATGATGACACATACAGACAAATCCACATTGACATTCCCCGCATGAGCCCCCTGGTGTCACTGTTTCAGCAGATTACTGTTCAG GTGATGTTTGAGAGGATCCTGTACATCTGGGCCATCAGACACCCCGCCTCTGGCTACGTGCAGGGCATCAACGACCTCGTCACACCATTCTTCATG GTGTTCCTGCAAGAGGCCATATCTGGTGAGGAGCTAGACTCATTCCCGCTGGACCGGCTGTCTGAGGAGAGACGGAACGTCATCGAGGCGGACTCCTTCTGGTGCCTCTCCAAGTTCCTCGACAGCATACAGGATAATTACATCTTTGCGCAGCTCGGGATACAGTATAAG GTGAACCAACTGAAGGAGCTGATCCGGCGCATCGACCTGCCTCTTCACGAGCACCTGCAGACGCACGGCGTGGACTACCTGCAGTTCTCCTTCCGCTGGATGAACAACCTGCTCACCAGGGAGATCCCGCTCGCCTGCACCATCCGCCTGTGGGACACCTACCTGGCAGAATCCGACGGATTTGCCACCTTCCAGCTGTATGTCTGCGCGGCGTTCTTGCTCCATTGGAGAGAAAGACTCATGCTAGAAAAGGACTTCCAAGGATTAATGATTTTGCTGCAGAACGTGCCGACGCAAAACTGGTCGGATTCTAATATAAGCCTGCTGGTGGCTGAAGCCTACAGGCTCAAGTTCGCGTTTGCCGACGCGCCGAACCATCTCCATAACGCGGGAAAATCTGACAGATGA
- the LOC105382258 gene encoding SANT and BTB domain regulator of class switch recombination isoform X2 encodes MASPNPESESSSNSMFMAKEDKSEEIPSRPETRNASSKLSVSAETITVKDFFDFMKTAYQVYEHLEGEEDESTKINWEELTKLTVINHVIEQHERDLLFQTVRTEPKPITSKSDSTLEKKSSENALMRVEKRYSCSEIEGKIRGRRKSLPMEARVEMLGVWTETNLNCKLNDVMNEGILDSILPYLVGYKKPVKTTSVYVPIIKKTTSTTNDIKKPTSFGGFLNEKDSKDRIGRRKSSVTAAQERLNQKQEGDVEIHVCDEVKGLKKDFRCPQKLLVSKMGYFADVTAGQRLEDMDISVHCDIQIFDWLMRWVKRDSILVADWPLLEPASVVPILVSASFLQMEPLLHDCLSYCHAHMNDIVKTSTNLACLSDALLTRLAAMYTNAELEAIRDRKDKVQSRLYCKLILSLAEPVPETLRGHYATLATLFKCVKCNKLLGRHIAAQVPCQPAAMRIDRRGNLISSHTKDVSWSLSEYISWLFGELRSWRRVYWRLWADCHFLRCQLCDTHFPVYQMEWCCHHEQGAHMFALEGRPPLPAGRYPCCGERAYRFETITRNTGCSFRPHGPDERLAGDAAVMELYTQFRDLIAMRPPQLVFPERLTRLVTREPGEELSGRLLCKEVFWWEGIQLAPPRPPLGLLGKLYTSNNKFNPCARPGSAALTPAQSSAQSLATDHSSSPDQVDPRPLKTRKELPVKEEIQKKGASGNEAGDGGEQSEESSDSGEESSGSEDNSDASEEEAPPRRAVRKPAPRPPPPGKKARVVGRQWLTSLSARSNQDGQRRFEERAVRQMRTALVRRANNMSANKARNPPGGVYARLEAEWRERHGQRPARPAVSARPRQHIKYK; translated from the exons ATGGCTAGCCCTAACCCAGAAAGTGAATCCAGTTCGAATTCAATGTTTATGGCTAAAGAAGACAAATCTGAAGAAATTCCAAGCCGTCCAGAAACTCGGAATGCCTCGTCAAAGCTGAGTGTATCAGCTGAAACGATAACAGTCAAGGATTTCTTTGACTTCATGAAGACCGCTTATCAAGTGTATGAACATCTAGAGGGAGAGGAAGATGAAAGCACTAAAATAAACTGGGAAGAACTCACGAAACTAACTGTAATAAATCATGTCATAGAACAGCATGAAAGAGATCTTCTGTTTCAAACTGTGAGAACAGAACCGAAGCCTATAACTAGCAAAAGCGACAGTACTTTAGAAAAGAAATCAAGTGAAAACGCTTTGATGCGTGTTGAGAAAAGATACAGCTGCAGCGAAATTGAAG gtaaAATTCGTGGCCGTAGGAAATCTCTACCAATGGAGGCACGGGTAGAAATGCTCGGTGTGTGGACAGAGACGAACTTGAACTGTAAGCTAAATGAT GTGATGAATGAGGGTATTTTGGACTCTATTTTGCCTTATTTAGTTGGTTACAAGAAACCAGTTAAAACCACAAGTGTATACGTCCCAATCATCAAAAAGACCACATCTACTACAAatgacataaaaaaacctacaaGTTTTGGTG GTTTCCTTAACGAGAAGGATTCTAAAGACCGCATTGGAAGGCGCAAATCTTCAGTAACAGCTGCTCAAGAACGGCTTAATCAAAAGCAAga GGGCGACGTTGAAATTCATGTTTGTGATGAAGTAAAAGGCCTGAAGAAAGACTTCAGGTGTCCTCAAAAGCTTTTGGTTTCTAAGATGGGGTATTTCGCTGACGTCACCGCCGGGCAGAGACTCGAAGACATGGATATCTCTGTACATTGCGATATTCAG ATCTTCGACTGGCTGATGCGGTGGGTGAAGCGCGACAGCATCCTGGTGGCGGACTGGCCTCTGCTGGAGCCCGCCAGCGTCGTGCCCATCCTCGTCTCCGCATCCTTCCTGCAG ATGGAGCCACTGCTGCACGACTGCCTGAGCTACTGCCACGCGCACATGAACGACATCGTGAAGACCAGCACCAACCTGGCCTGCCTCAGCGACGCGCTGCTCACCAG ATTAGCGGCGATGTACACGAACGCAGAACTAGAGGCGATCCGCGACCGCAAGGACAAGGTGCAGTCGCGGCTCTACTGCAAGCTCATCCTGTCGCTAGCGGAGCCCGTGCCGGAGACGCTGCGCGGACACTACGCTACGCTCGCTACGCTGTTCAAGTGTGTCAA ATGCAACAAGCTGCTGGGGCGGCACATCGCGGCGCAGGTGCCGTGCCAGCCCGCCGCCATGCGCATCGACCGCCGCGGGAACCTCATCTCCTCGCACACCAA GGATGTGTCCTGGAGCCTCAGCGAGTACATCTCGTGGCTGTTCGGCGAGCTGCGGTCGTGGCGGCGCGTGTACTGGCGCCTGTGGGCCGACTGCCACTTCCTGCGCTGCCAGCTGTGCGACACACACTTCCCTGTCTACCAG ATGGAGTGGTGCTGCCACCACGAGCAGGGCGCGCACATGTTCGCGCTGGAGGGCCGGCCCCCCCTCCCCGCCGGCCGCTACCCGTGCTGCGGCGAGCGCGCCTACCGCTTCGAGACCATCACGCGGAATACT GGTTGTTCGTTCCGGCCGCACGGTCCGGACGAGCGGCTGGCGGGCGACGCGGCGGTGATGGAGCTGTACACGCAGTTCCGAGACCTCATCGCCATGCGCCCGCCGCAGCTCGTGTTCCCCGAGCGACTCACCAGGCTCGTCACTAGAG AGCCAGGCGAGGAGTTGAGCGGGCGGCTGCTCTGCAAGGAGGTGTTCTGGTGGGAGGGCATCCAGCTggcgccgccgcggccgccgctgGGCCTGCTGGGGAAGCTCTACACCAGCAACAACAAATTCAACC CATGTGCCCGGCCGGGCTCCGCGGCGTTGACTCCAGCGCAGTCGTCGGCGCAGTCCCTCGCCACTGATCACTCCTCATCACCGGACCAAGTGGACCCGAGACCGCTCAAGACAAGGAAGGAACTTCCTGTTAAGGAAGAAATACAGAAA AAAGGCGCGAGTGGCAACGAGGCAGGCGACGGCGGGGAGCAGTCGGAGGAGTCGAGCGACTCCGGCGAGGAGAGCAGCGGCAGTGAGGACAACAGCGACGCGAGTGAGGAGgaggcgccgccgcgccgcgccgtcAGGAAGCCCGCTCcgaggccgccgccgccggggaAGAA AGCCCGCGTGGTGGGTCGTCAGTGGCTGACGTCTCTCTCAGCTCGCAGCAACCAGGACGGTCAGAGGCGCTTCGAGGAGCGCGCTGTGCGGCAGATGCGGACGGCACTAGTGCGCCGCGCCAACAACATGTCCGCGAACAAGGCCAGGAACCCGCCTG GTGGCGTGTACGCGCGGTTGGAGGCAGAGTGGCGCGAGCGGCACGGGCAGCGGCCGGCGCGCCCCGCCGTGTCCGCGCGCCCGAGGCAACATATCAAGTACAAGTGA
- the LOC105382258 gene encoding SANT and BTB domain regulator of class switch recombination isoform X1 — MASPNPESESSSNSMFMAKEDKSEEIPSRPETRNASSKLSVSAETITVKDFFDFMKTAYQVYEHLEGEEDESTKINWEELTKLTVINHVIEQHERDLLFQTVRTEPKPITSKSDSTLEKKSSENALMRVEKRYSCSEIEGKIRGRRKSLPMEARVEMLGVWTETNLNCKLNDVMNEGILDSILPYLVGYKKPVKTTSVYVPIIKKTTSTTNDIKKPTSFGGFLNEKDSKDRIGRRKSSVTAAQERLNQKQEGDVEIHVCDEVKGLKKDFRCPQKLLVSKMGYFADVTAGQRLEDMDISVHCDIQIFDWLMRWVKRDSILVADWPLLEPASVVPILVSASFLQMEPLLHDCLSYCHAHMNDIVKTSTNLACLSDALLTRLAAMYTNAELEAIRDRKDKVQSRLYCKLILSLAEPVPETLRGHYATLATLFKCVKCNKLLGRHIAAQVPCQPAAMRIDRRGNLISSHTKDVSWSLSEYISWLFGELRSWRRVYWRLWADCHFLRCQLCDTHFPVYQMEWCCHHEQGAHMFALEGRPPLPAGRYPCCGERAYRFETITRNTGCSFRPHGPDERLAGDAAVMELYTQFRDLIAMRPPQLVFPERLTRLVTREPGEELSGRLLCKEVFWWEGIQLAPPRPPLGLLGKLYTSNNKFNPCARPGSAALTPAQSSAQSLATDHSSSPDQVDPRPLKTRKELPVKEEIQKKGASGNEAGDGGEQSEESSDSGEESSGSEDNSDASEEEAPPRRAVRKPAPRPPPPGKKRARVVGRQWLTSLSARSNQDGQRRFEERAVRQMRTALVRRANNMSANKARNPPGGVYARLEAEWRERHGQRPARPAVSARPRQHIKYK; from the exons ATGGCTAGCCCTAACCCAGAAAGTGAATCCAGTTCGAATTCAATGTTTATGGCTAAAGAAGACAAATCTGAAGAAATTCCAAGCCGTCCAGAAACTCGGAATGCCTCGTCAAAGCTGAGTGTATCAGCTGAAACGATAACAGTCAAGGATTTCTTTGACTTCATGAAGACCGCTTATCAAGTGTATGAACATCTAGAGGGAGAGGAAGATGAAAGCACTAAAATAAACTGGGAAGAACTCACGAAACTAACTGTAATAAATCATGTCATAGAACAGCATGAAAGAGATCTTCTGTTTCAAACTGTGAGAACAGAACCGAAGCCTATAACTAGCAAAAGCGACAGTACTTTAGAAAAGAAATCAAGTGAAAACGCTTTGATGCGTGTTGAGAAAAGATACAGCTGCAGCGAAATTGAAG gtaaAATTCGTGGCCGTAGGAAATCTCTACCAATGGAGGCACGGGTAGAAATGCTCGGTGTGTGGACAGAGACGAACTTGAACTGTAAGCTAAATGAT GTGATGAATGAGGGTATTTTGGACTCTATTTTGCCTTATTTAGTTGGTTACAAGAAACCAGTTAAAACCACAAGTGTATACGTCCCAATCATCAAAAAGACCACATCTACTACAAatgacataaaaaaacctacaaGTTTTGGTG GTTTCCTTAACGAGAAGGATTCTAAAGACCGCATTGGAAGGCGCAAATCTTCAGTAACAGCTGCTCAAGAACGGCTTAATCAAAAGCAAga GGGCGACGTTGAAATTCATGTTTGTGATGAAGTAAAAGGCCTGAAGAAAGACTTCAGGTGTCCTCAAAAGCTTTTGGTTTCTAAGATGGGGTATTTCGCTGACGTCACCGCCGGGCAGAGACTCGAAGACATGGATATCTCTGTACATTGCGATATTCAG ATCTTCGACTGGCTGATGCGGTGGGTGAAGCGCGACAGCATCCTGGTGGCGGACTGGCCTCTGCTGGAGCCCGCCAGCGTCGTGCCCATCCTCGTCTCCGCATCCTTCCTGCAG ATGGAGCCACTGCTGCACGACTGCCTGAGCTACTGCCACGCGCACATGAACGACATCGTGAAGACCAGCACCAACCTGGCCTGCCTCAGCGACGCGCTGCTCACCAG ATTAGCGGCGATGTACACGAACGCAGAACTAGAGGCGATCCGCGACCGCAAGGACAAGGTGCAGTCGCGGCTCTACTGCAAGCTCATCCTGTCGCTAGCGGAGCCCGTGCCGGAGACGCTGCGCGGACACTACGCTACGCTCGCTACGCTGTTCAAGTGTGTCAA ATGCAACAAGCTGCTGGGGCGGCACATCGCGGCGCAGGTGCCGTGCCAGCCCGCCGCCATGCGCATCGACCGCCGCGGGAACCTCATCTCCTCGCACACCAA GGATGTGTCCTGGAGCCTCAGCGAGTACATCTCGTGGCTGTTCGGCGAGCTGCGGTCGTGGCGGCGCGTGTACTGGCGCCTGTGGGCCGACTGCCACTTCCTGCGCTGCCAGCTGTGCGACACACACTTCCCTGTCTACCAG ATGGAGTGGTGCTGCCACCACGAGCAGGGCGCGCACATGTTCGCGCTGGAGGGCCGGCCCCCCCTCCCCGCCGGCCGCTACCCGTGCTGCGGCGAGCGCGCCTACCGCTTCGAGACCATCACGCGGAATACT GGTTGTTCGTTCCGGCCGCACGGTCCGGACGAGCGGCTGGCGGGCGACGCGGCGGTGATGGAGCTGTACACGCAGTTCCGAGACCTCATCGCCATGCGCCCGCCGCAGCTCGTGTTCCCCGAGCGACTCACCAGGCTCGTCACTAGAG AGCCAGGCGAGGAGTTGAGCGGGCGGCTGCTCTGCAAGGAGGTGTTCTGGTGGGAGGGCATCCAGCTggcgccgccgcggccgccgctgGGCCTGCTGGGGAAGCTCTACACCAGCAACAACAAATTCAACC CATGTGCCCGGCCGGGCTCCGCGGCGTTGACTCCAGCGCAGTCGTCGGCGCAGTCCCTCGCCACTGATCACTCCTCATCACCGGACCAAGTGGACCCGAGACCGCTCAAGACAAGGAAGGAACTTCCTGTTAAGGAAGAAATACAGAAA AAAGGCGCGAGTGGCAACGAGGCAGGCGACGGCGGGGAGCAGTCGGAGGAGTCGAGCGACTCCGGCGAGGAGAGCAGCGGCAGTGAGGACAACAGCGACGCGAGTGAGGAGgaggcgccgccgcgccgcgccgtcAGGAAGCCCGCTCcgaggccgccgccgccggggaAGAA AAGAGCCCGCGTGGTGGGTCGTCAGTGGCTGACGTCTCTCTCAGCTCGCAGCAACCAGGACGGTCAGAGGCGCTTCGAGGAGCGCGCTGTGCGGCAGATGCGGACGGCACTAGTGCGCCGCGCCAACAACATGTCCGCGAACAAGGCCAGGAACCCGCCTG GTGGCGTGTACGCGCGGTTGGAGGCAGAGTGGCGCGAGCGGCACGGGCAGCGGCCGGCGCGCCCCGCCGTGTCCGCGCGCCCGAGGCAACATATCAAGTACAAGTGA
- the LOC105382223 gene encoding 60S ribosomal protein L6, producing the protein MAPPQPKAAAKPAAAPAGGVKKAKEAGKPRNYDLGNGIVRFSRTKMFHKTAKYKFVGKKNPKAPKPAKPVSVEKQIGGEKNGGKRIVLLQRRKAFYPTQDKIRKPDHHKSFSKHVRRTRPNLTPGTVLILLAGRHAGKRVVLLGVLPSGLLLVTGPFAFNSCPLRRIPQRYVIGTSTKLDLGSFSLPAHLDDAYFKKNKKSTKRSVKRKEGEDIFAAKKEKYVPSEQRKTDQKSVDELVIKAIGARADKKLLRGYLKSSFGLRSSQFPHRMHF; encoded by the exons ATGGCTCCACCACAGCCCAAGGCGGCGGCCAAGCCCGCTGCGGCTCCCGCCGGAGGTGTCAAGAAGGCCAAGGAGGCTGGCAAACCTAGGAATTATGACTTGGGCAATGGCATCGTCCGTTTCTCCAGGACTAAGATGTTCCACAAGACT GCCAAGTACAAGTTTGTTGGCAAGAAGAACCCCAAGGCGCCCAAGCCCGCTAAGCCCGTATCTGTAGAGAAGCAGATTGGAGGTGAGAAGAACGGAGGAAAGCGTATTGTGCTGCTCCAGCGCAGGAAAGCTTTCTACCCCACACAAGACAA AATCCGCAAGCCGGACCACCACAAGTCGTTCAGCAAGCACGTGCGCCGCACGCGTCCCAACCTCACCCCGGGCACGGTCCTGATCCTGCTCGCGGGCAGGCACGCCGGCAAGCGCGTTGTACTGCTCGGAGTGCTGCCCAGCGGCCTGCTGCTGGTCACCGGACCTTTTGCT TTCAACTCGTGCCCGCTGCGCCGCATCCCTCAGCGCTACGTGATCGGCACGTCCACCAAGCTGGACCTGGGCTCCTTCTCGCTGCCCGCGCACCTCGACGACGCCTACTTCAAGAAGAACAAGAAGAGCACCAAGCGCAGCGTCAAGCGGAAGGAGGGTGAAGACATCTTCGCCGCTAAGAAGGAG AAGTACGTCCCCTCTGAGCAGCGCAAGACGGACCAGAAGTCCGTGGACGAGCTGGTGATCAAGGCGATCGGCGCGCGCGCGGACAAGAAGCTGCTGCGCGGCTACCTCAAGTCCAGCTTCGGCCTGCGCTCCAGCCAGTTCCCGCACAGGATGCACTTCTAG